The region TGGTGCATGCAAAGATGAAGCCGAGAGAAGCAACGTTGGTCAAAGGAACAAGCATGTTACGACCAAGGAATGGACCAATGAGGGTCAGACCAGCCATGAACAAGTTTGCAGTCAGAGGTGCGCCAGACTTAGGGTCAATCTTTGCGAAGGACTCTGGAAGCATCTTCTTACGACCAAGAGCAAGCATCAGGCGAGTAGAAGCACCAAAGAAGGAGTTCATTGGGCCCAGAGGTCCAAGTGTTGCAATGATGAGCATTGCAATGTAGAAGAACAGGTTGATGCGCTCGAGAACTGCAAGTGCAGGAACGGAAGACTTAACAAACTCGTGCCAGTCAATCATGGTTCCGAATGCATAGATGCAGATGAGATAGAAGAGACCAGATGCCATGAGTGCAAGTGCAGGAATGATACCAAACTTCTTCCAGTCAAGGTCAGCAGAAGCCTCTTCTGCCTGCTGTGGAATGGTGTCAAAACCAGCGTAGAAGAATGGAGTCATAACAAGAACTGCAATAATGCCACCAAAGAAGCTAGTAGCTTTTGTGCCCTCGCCACTAGCAACCTCAGTTGCCCGGGAGAAGAGTGGGAGGCCGTTGCTTGGAGATCCAGTTGCAAAGGAGATAACCATTGCAAGAATCATACCAGTAAGAAGAGCCTTAGTGAGGAAGCTCGAAAGCTTAGCTGCTGCACCAGCTCCCTTGAAGTTAAGGAAGATGACCAGGATAGCAAAGCAAAGAGCGATGACTGTTGGCCACAGATAAACATCTGCACCAAGAATAGTGTAAAGCTTAACGGACCTCAGCCAAGAAAGAACAGGGAATGCACCAAAACGGTCGGTGAGAAGCGTGGAAATAGCGATTGCCTCCCAAGGGCACAGTGGAGCGTTACCCAGAAGGAGCATCCAGCCGGTTAAGAAGCCCAATGGACGACCGAATGTCCTGTCGACGTACTCAATGATGCCACCAGAAATTGGAATAGCAGCAGTGAGCTCGCCAAAAACACATCCAATTGGTACAAGGAAAATTGCGCCAATTGCAAATGCGATCATCGCGGGGAATGGTCCTCCACCAAGAACCATCCAATCGCCTACCAGGAGCACCCATCCGGTACCAATGATCGCACCAAATCCGATGGTAAAGAAGTTGAATAGACTCAACGACTTTTGCATCTCAGGTGCCTCGGCATTTTCTGCCATGTCCCACTCCTTCCCGTAATTACTCGGACGAAGAACTTGATAAATCTATATTTACATCCGAAGCGATTCGAAAAAAGGAGGAGCGCCCTCTGGGCGTCAGATAAACCCGTAAGCGGAAAGGCTGCAACCGCGAGCGGTAGTTAAATCTTTTTACATCTTTACCGAAATCTAATAACAGTTATGCAATTTTCAAATAGTTAACGTACGCAACTATGTATCAATCTTTAACTTAAATACTTTAAAAACTCTTCTGTAGTGCATGACATCTCGCCTTTTACACGATGTGTAATAAAAACATTACGATGTACGGGAGTCTCAAGATGATGTACATCAATATCAAAATTTGTACCTTTTGTTGCTTCAAGTGGCAGCAAACTTACGCCAAGACCTGACTCTACCATAGACATTATGGTGAACGAATCCGATGACGCAAATGTCATGCGCGCATTCTTAAGTTGCTTCTGAAGCAAAGGAGCTGTCTCAATATCAACAATAAAAGGCTCTTCAATAAGACGCTTAACAGGAATCGTCTCAAGGTTCTTCTCGTAATGTCCTTTTTGAGAAACAACGATAACTTCGTCATGATCAAATAAAGTTGAGGTAAATCCCTGCTCGGTTGTACGAGTCATAGTAAAACTAATATCCACCTTACCCTTGCTAATAAGGCGAAGGGCTTCTCCATAAGTACACTCAATAACTTCAACTTTAATATTTGGGTGATCGGTCATGTACTTCTTGAGATAGCCTGGAAGTGCTCGCGAAAGAAAGCTGGAAGGCGCAGCGATAACAAGATTGCCCATTTCAATAGCGCTGACGCGATTAACTTGATTACTCAGCTTGCTATATGCCTGGCACACCTCTTCTGCAACTGGTAAAAGCGTTTTTCCCTCAGGTGTAAGACTGACATAACCACCATGGCGGTTAAACAGACGCACGTCCCATTCTTTTTCTAGACTTGCAACCATACGGCTAATTGATGACTGAGTACATCCTAATTCTTCTGCAGCCACCGTAAAACTACTGTGATATGCCGCAGAAGTAAAAGCTTGGAATTTATGCAGGTTGGTCTCCATACTTGGCCCCCATTCAAGTACGTGGCCTAACAATTTACTCTTAAAAATATCATTCTACCTGCAAATTGGTAAATACCGTTTAACGTAAAAAGACCCCGTGAACGGTTTTCACGAGGTCTTACCTTGCAATCTTTATGCAAAAAACTTTCTTAATTGATACTTCACTTTGACAATTGAAGCATCAAGTTGCTTAGTTGCTATGCCTTCAAATAGCGGCCCATAGCAATAGCAGAACCAAAAAGTCCTAACAGCAAACCCAAGAGCAGCAAGAGTCCACTCATACCCCACATGACTATTGCAGGAATAGCAAAGGTCAAGAAGGTCATGCTCTCTGCCATAACAGGGAGAAGGAAATGAGCTCCAACAACCAAAACAACAATGGCGAGAAGAGCACCAATAAGTGCCTCGAGCACGCCTTCCATAAGGAATGGTCCGCGAATAAAGCCGTTAGATGCACCAACAAGGCGCATAATTGCAATCTCACGACGGCGAGCATTAATAGCCAAGCGAATGGTGTTGTTAATAAAGACAAATGCAACAAACACCAAAAGACCAACAAGAGCAAGCGCACCTATGCGAATATATGCAGTAACGCTGAACAAGCGCTCAACGGTCTCACGACCATACTGAACATCGCCGGATGGATTGTTCTTGTTATCAGCAATAGCCGCAAAAGATGTTGAAGAAGCAATGCGCTGGGCAACGTCTTGAACATCCTTAGGATCCTTAAGCTTAATCACAAGAGATGCCGGAATAGGATTTTGACCATCAAGAGCAGAAACCGCATCAGAAGCATTGCGGTAACTCATGGTAGTACGATACTCCTCAAGAGCCTGATCTTTGCTCTTATAGGTTACAGACTCAACCGTATCCCAACCCTGAATCTCTTGCTGGAAGGCAGTTACTGCAGACTGATCCGCGTCATCCGAAAGGAATGCCTGGATAGTAACGCGATTCTCGACACTGCCTACCATGTTCTCGATAAGAGCAGAACCAAGAATAAACAGACCAATAATGAACAGTGATAAAAAGATGGTTACGATTGCACCAAGAGCGGTAGACCAGTTCCTTCTAAAGTGGCTTCCGGCCTCACGCAGA is a window of Lancefieldella parvula DSM 20469 DNA encoding:
- the ftsX gene encoding permease-like cell division protein FtsX, yielding MATMGLSNFGYSLREAGSHFRRNWSTALGAIVTIFLSLFIIGLFILGSALIENMVGSVENRVTIQAFLSDDADQSAVTAFQQEIQGWDTVESVTYKSKDQALEEYRTTMSYRNASDAVSALDGQNPIPASLVIKLKDPKDVQDVAQRIASSTSFAAIADNKNNPSGDVQYGRETVERLFSVTAYIRIGALALVGLLVFVAFVFINNTIRLAINARRREIAIMRLVGASNGFIRGPFLMEGVLEALIGALLAIVVLVVGAHFLLPVMAESMTFLTFAIPAIVMWGMSGLLLLLGLLLGLFGSAIAMGRYLKA
- a CDS encoding LysR family transcriptional regulator; this encodes METNLHKFQAFTSAAYHSSFTVAAEELGCTQSSISRMVASLEKEWDVRLFNRHGGYVSLTPEGKTLLPVAEEVCQAYSKLSNQVNRVSAIEMGNLVIAAPSSFLSRALPGYLKKYMTDHPNIKVEVIECTYGEALRLISKGKVDISFTMTRTTEQGFTSTLFDHDEVIVVSQKGHYEKNLETIPVKRLIEEPFIVDIETAPLLQKQLKNARMTFASSDSFTIMSMVESGLGVSLLPLEATKGTNFDIDVHHLETPVHRNVFITHRVKGEMSCTTEEFLKYLS
- a CDS encoding APC family permease, which translates into the protein MAENAEAPEMQKSLSLFNFFTIGFGAIIGTGWVLLVGDWMVLGGGPFPAMIAFAIGAIFLVPIGCVFGELTAAIPISGGIIEYVDRTFGRPLGFLTGWMLLLGNAPLCPWEAIAISTLLTDRFGAFPVLSWLRSVKLYTILGADVYLWPTVIALCFAILVIFLNFKGAGAAAKLSSFLTKALLTGMILAMVISFATGSPSNGLPLFSRATEVASGEGTKATSFFGGIIAVLVMTPFFYAGFDTIPQQAEEASADLDWKKFGIIPALALMASGLFYLICIYAFGTMIDWHEFVKSSVPALAVLERINLFFYIAMLIIATLGPLGPMNSFFGASTRLMLALGRKKMLPESFAKIDPKSGAPLTANLFMAGLTLIGPFLGRNMLVPLTNVASLGFIFACTMAGVACLRLRQTEPDLPRPYKVNGGIAGIIAAILAGSIIIALMVVPFSPAALKPVEWIITITWIVIGMVIFMIFGRQFEKAAA